In a genomic window of Solanum stenotomum isolate F172 unplaced genomic scaffold, ASM1918654v1 scaffold11373, whole genome shotgun sequence:
- the LOC125849896 gene encoding putative laccase-9 produces the protein MAFQKQAMKANTSLVLVIFFAVQYTASTQNNRSSIFHFVIEETSFDRLCQSKKILTVNGQFPGPTIYARAGETVVLDVENRGKDNVTIFCCKREGKHLKSDQVNWLIEPGFKVRKNITIFDKEGTLWWHAMNIWQSATIHGAFIVHSKPGTTYDIPIILGEWWKKDVKEAVLDYIDSGGDVNSDAFTVNGQPGVFYPCSNNGTFRIVVNTGKTYLLRVVNAAMSKTLYFGIARHNLTVVAMDGSPITKPFTTEYVKLSIQQSADCIFEANQQPDHYYMVAGTNVGQTHDMNKTTTAIIEYQGNYTPSSPPLLPLLPNLSPNYDKSSSRNYLNVIMTFVILGLLFCTALVVVWNRRPRRPHRSAMVAPL, from the exons ATGGCATTCCAAAAACAGGCCATGAAAGCCAACACTAGCTTGGTACTTGTCATATTTTTCGCGGTTCAGTACACCGCTTCAACACAAAATAATAGGAGTAGTATTTTTCATTTCGTT ATTGAAGAAACTTCTTTCGATAGGCTTTGCCAATCGAAGAAGATTCTTACTGTCAACGGACAATTCCCAGGGCCTACCATATATGCGCGCGCTGGAGAAACGGTGGTCCTAGACGTTGAAAACAGAGGGAAGGACAACGTTAcaatattttg TTGTAAGCGTGAGGGAAAACACTTGAAGTCTGATCAAGTGAACTGGCTAATTGAGCCCGGGTTTAAAGTAAGAAAAAACATCACAATATTTGACAAGGAAGGGACGCTATGGTGGCACGCCATGAACATCTGGCAAAGCGCCACAATTCATGGCGCTTTCATTGTCCATTCAAAACCCGGAACTACTTATGATATTCCCATCATTTTAG GTGAATGGTGGAAAAAGGATGTCAAGGAGGCTGTCCTTGACTATATTGACTCAGGCGGTGACGTAAATTCAGACGCTTTCACTGTTAATGGACAGCCTGGTGTCTTCTACCCTTGTTCCAACAATG GAACGTTTAGGATAGTAGTGAATACTGGGAAGACATATCTTCTCAGAGTTGTGAACGCTGCAATGAGTAAAACACTTTACTTTGGGATTGCAAGGCACAACTTAACCGTAGTCGCGATGGATGGAAGTCCTATAACAAAGCCATTCACAACAGAATACGTCAAATTGAGTATACAACAATCGGCGGATTGTATCTTCGAGGCGAACCAGCAGCCAGATCATTATTATATGGTTGCAGGAACAAATGTTGGTCAGACGCATGACATGAATAAAACTACAACCGCCATTATAGAATATCAAGGGAATTACACACCCTCGTCACCACCTCTTCTACCTCTTCTTCCCAACTTGTCCCCCAACTACGATAAAAGTTCTAGTAGGAATTATTTAAATGTAATAATGACTTTTGTAattttgggtttattattctgTACGGCATTGGTTGTTGTTTGGAATAGGCGGCCTAGAAGGCCTCATAGAAGTGCAATGGTGGCTCCCTTGtaa